From one Streptomyces sp. ICC1 genomic stretch:
- a CDS encoding PKD domain-containing protein: MRNRRLVVSAALVAAGVGLVPGTAQAAGPAAPAAHGVAAPGTTADRAGGPTSETFHSAGDRTVVTPSAGAETGKGASARAQGAAGQAAPVIELDAYAVSAHKIDLVTAVTGAGADLDVTVSWGDGVTENPTASGGDHRNLVHTYAEVGAYTVTVTVKDTKNNVQAVNQIEVVTAGGEFTPVAPARLLDTRAGIGGAKAKVGGRGSVSLKIGGTGAIPAGVTAVVLNVTVTNTTEAGHIAVQPGRDYVDPETSNLNYTAGQSVPNLVIVQVKDGWVHLVNGGWAPVDLIADVTGYFTASSASGYTTLSPVRAVDTRSGLGAPKGQVAGQANLGVTVADRNGVPKGATAVALNLTVTNPKEAGHLTVYPGGQQAPSTSSVNFAAGQTVANSVIVPVGPDGKIVVRNGSWQPADVVIDVVGYYSPDSQAALWPIGPYRLIDTREDTWYRKAGPVAAREYLPLPLMGDSASPVDGWALNVTVTNTRDVGFLSVSPDPNTWPDYQKGTQVTPARPVSSSLNWTAGQTVPNLVQTSGGKGDVIDFWNQGWQSVDVVVDSLGIYQKD; the protein is encoded by the coding sequence GTGCGCAATCGCCGACTCGTAGTTTCCGCTGCCCTGGTGGCGGCGGGTGTGGGGCTCGTACCCGGGACGGCTCAGGCGGCGGGTCCCGCCGCTCCCGCCGCCCACGGGGTGGCCGCACCCGGAACGACCGCGGACCGGGCCGGGGGGCCCACGTCCGAGACCTTCCACAGCGCCGGCGACCGTACGGTCGTCACGCCGTCGGCCGGCGCCGAGACCGGGAAGGGCGCGAGCGCGCGGGCGCAGGGCGCGGCCGGCCAGGCCGCCCCCGTGATCGAGCTGGACGCCTACGCCGTCAGCGCGCACAAGATCGACTTGGTGACCGCCGTCACGGGTGCGGGCGCCGATCTCGATGTCACCGTCTCCTGGGGTGACGGCGTCACGGAGAACCCCACCGCCTCCGGCGGGGACCACCGCAACCTCGTCCACACGTACGCCGAGGTCGGCGCGTACACCGTCACGGTCACGGTGAAGGACACCAAGAACAACGTCCAGGCCGTGAACCAGATCGAGGTCGTGACGGCGGGTGGCGAGTTCACCCCGGTCGCACCCGCCCGGCTGCTGGACACCCGCGCGGGCATCGGCGGGGCGAAGGCCAAGGTCGGCGGTCGGGGCAGCGTGTCCCTGAAGATCGGCGGCACCGGCGCGATTCCCGCGGGGGTCACCGCCGTGGTCCTCAACGTCACGGTCACCAACACCACCGAGGCGGGCCACATCGCGGTCCAGCCCGGCCGGGACTACGTCGATCCCGAGACGTCGAACCTCAACTACACCGCGGGCCAGAGCGTCCCGAACCTGGTCATCGTGCAGGTCAAGGACGGCTGGGTGCACCTGGTCAACGGGGGCTGGGCCCCGGTCGACCTGATCGCGGACGTCACCGGCTACTTCACCGCGTCCTCGGCCAGCGGCTACACCACGCTGTCCCCGGTCCGTGCCGTCGACACCCGCTCGGGCCTGGGCGCGCCGAAGGGCCAGGTCGCCGGGCAGGCGAACCTCGGCGTCACGGTCGCCGACCGCAACGGTGTCCCGAAGGGCGCCACCGCCGTGGCGCTCAACCTGACCGTCACGAACCCGAAGGAAGCCGGTCACCTGACCGTCTACCCCGGCGGGCAGCAGGCGCCGTCCACGTCCAGCGTGAACTTCGCCGCCGGCCAGACCGTCGCCAACTCGGTGATCGTGCCGGTCGGCCCCGACGGGAAGATCGTCGTCCGCAACGGCAGCTGGCAGCCCGCGGACGTGGTGATCGACGTCGTCGGCTACTACAGCCCCGACAGCCAGGCGGCGTTGTGGCCGATCGGGCCGTACCGGCTGATCGACACCCGCGAGGACACCTGGTACCGCAAGGCCGGGCCGGTGGCGGCCCGCGAGTACCTCCCGCTGCCGCTCATGGGCGACTCGGCCTCGCCCGTCGACGGCTGGGCACTGAACGTCACGGTCACCAACACGCGCGACGTGGGCTTCCTGTCGGTGTCCCCGGACCCGAACACCTGGCCCGACTACCAGAAGGGCACGCAGGTCACACCGGCCCGGCCCGTCTCCTCGTCCCTGAACTGGACGGCCGGCCAGACCGTCCCGAACCTGGTCCAGACGTCCGGTGGCAAGGGTGACGTCATCGACTTCTGGAACCAGGGCTGGCAGTCCGTCGACGTGGTCGTCGACAGCCTCGGGATCTACCAGAAGGACTGA
- the fbaA gene encoding class II fructose-bisphosphate aldolase produces the protein MPIATPEVYNEMLDRAKAGKFAYPAINVTSTQTLHAALRGFAEAESDGIIQISTGGAEFLGGQYNKDMVTGAAALAEFAHIVAAKYDITVALHTDHCPKDKLDTYVRPLIEISAERVARGLNPLFQSHMWDGSAETLADNLAIGQELLAKAAAAKIILEVEITPTGGEEDGVSHEINDELYTTVDDALRTAEALGLGEKGRYLLAASFGNVHGVYKPGNVVLRPELLKDLQAGVGEKYGKSSPFDFVFHGGSGSTAEEIATALENGVVKMNLDTDTQYAFTRPVVDHMFRNYDAVLKVDGEVGTKSKYDPRTWGKAAEAGMAARVTEACANLRSTGTKLK, from the coding sequence ATGCCCATCGCAACCCCCGAGGTCTACAACGAGATGCTCGACCGGGCGAAGGCAGGCAAGTTTGCCTACCCGGCGATCAACGTGACCTCGACCCAGACCCTGCACGCTGCGCTGCGCGGCTTCGCGGAGGCCGAGAGCGACGGCATCATCCAGATCTCCACCGGTGGTGCGGAGTTCCTGGGTGGCCAGTACAACAAGGACATGGTCACCGGCGCCGCCGCCCTGGCCGAGTTCGCGCACATCGTGGCCGCCAAGTACGACATCACCGTCGCGCTGCACACGGACCACTGCCCCAAGGACAAGCTGGACACCTACGTCCGTCCGCTGATCGAGATCTCCGCCGAGCGCGTGGCCCGCGGCCTGAACCCGCTCTTCCAGTCGCACATGTGGGACGGCTCCGCCGAAACCCTCGCCGACAACCTGGCCATCGGCCAGGAGCTGCTGGCCAAGGCCGCCGCCGCGAAGATCATCCTCGAGGTCGAGATCACCCCGACCGGCGGCGAGGAGGACGGCGTCAGCCACGAGATCAACGACGAGCTGTACACCACCGTCGACGACGCGCTGCGCACCGCCGAGGCCCTGGGCCTGGGCGAGAAGGGCCGCTACCTGCTGGCCGCCTCCTTCGGCAACGTGCACGGCGTCTACAAGCCGGGCAACGTGGTCCTGCGCCCCGAGCTCCTCAAGGACCTCCAGGCCGGCGTCGGCGAGAAGTACGGCAAGTCCTCGCCGTTCGACTTCGTCTTCCACGGCGGCTCGGGCTCCACGGCCGAGGAGATCGCCACCGCGCTGGAGAACGGCGTCGTGAAGATGAACCTCGACACCGACACCCAGTACGCGTTCACCCGCCCGGTCGTGGACCACATGTTCCGCAACTACGACGCGGTCCTGAAGGTCGACGGCGAGGTCGGCACCAAGTCGAAGTACGACCCCCGCACGTGGGGCAAGGCCGCCGAGGCCGGCATGGCCGCGCGCGTCACCGAGGCCTGCGCGAACCTGCGTTCCACGGGCACCAAGCTCAAGTAG
- the kynU gene encoding kynureninase: MSEPTLSARAEALDAADPLAKLRDRFTLPDGVVYLDGNSLGALPAGVAARLAEVVTEQWGARLIRSWTEGEANWWNAPERVGDRVAPLLGAAPGQVVVGDSTSVNLFKALVGAARLAAPGRVEMLVDAATFPTDGYIAESAARMTGLRVVPVDPARAAEAMTADTAVVLLNHADYRTGRLHDLPALTAAAHAAGAVIVWDLCHTAGALPVDLDAHGVDLAVGCSYKYLNGGPGAPAYLYIAARHQAAFDSPLPGWNGHAEPFAMTPSYEAAPGVVRGRVGTPDILSLLALEAALDAWDGVAVEDVRAKSLALTDFFLECVAAYVPDGRVELVTPTGHGQRASQVSLRTENAAEVMRELISRGVIGDFRAPDILRFGFTPLYVGFADAERAARTLGHIFG; the protein is encoded by the coding sequence ATGTCTGAGCCGACCCTGTCCGCCCGCGCCGAAGCCCTGGACGCGGCGGACCCCCTCGCCAAGCTCCGCGACCGCTTCACCCTCCCCGACGGCGTCGTCTACCTCGACGGCAACAGCCTCGGCGCCCTCCCGGCGGGCGTCGCGGCCCGCCTCGCGGAGGTCGTCACGGAGCAGTGGGGCGCCCGCCTCATCCGCTCCTGGACCGAGGGCGAAGCCAACTGGTGGAACGCCCCCGAGCGGGTCGGCGACCGGGTGGCCCCGCTGCTCGGCGCGGCCCCCGGCCAGGTGGTCGTCGGCGACTCCACCAGCGTCAACCTGTTCAAGGCCCTGGTCGGCGCGGCCCGCCTCGCCGCGCCCGGCCGCGTCGAGATGCTCGTGGACGCCGCCACCTTCCCCACCGACGGCTACATCGCCGAATCGGCGGCCCGGATGACGGGCCTGCGGGTCGTCCCGGTGGACCCGGCCCGGGCGGCGGAGGCGATGACGGCCGACACCGCCGTCGTCCTCCTCAACCACGCCGACTACCGCACCGGGCGCCTGCACGACCTCCCGGCCCTGACCGCCGCCGCCCACGCGGCGGGCGCGGTCATCGTCTGGGACCTGTGCCACACGGCCGGCGCCCTGCCCGTCGACCTCGACGCGCACGGGGTGGACCTCGCGGTCGGATGCTCGTACAAGTACCTCAACGGCGGCCCCGGCGCCCCCGCGTACCTGTACATCGCCGCCCGCCACCAGGCCGCCTTCGACTCCCCGCTGCCCGGCTGGAACGGCCACGCGGAGCCGTTCGCGATGACCCCGTCCTACGAGGCGGCGCCCGGCGTGGTCCGGGGCCGGGTCGGGACGCCCGACATCCTCTCCCTGCTCGCCCTGGAGGCCGCCCTCGACGCCTGGGACGGGGTCGCGGTCGAGGACGTCCGGGCGAAGTCGCTCGCGCTGACCGACTTCTTCCTCGAGTGCGTGGCGGCGTACGTCCCCGACGGCAGGGTCGAACTCGTCACCCCCACCGGGCACGGGCAGCGGGCCAGCCAGGTCTCCCTGCGGACGGAGAACGCGGCCGAGGTCATGCGCGAGCTCATATCCCGGGGCGTGATCGGGGACTTCCGGGCCCCCGACATCCTGCGCTTCGGCTTCACCCCGCTGTACGTCGGTTTCGCCGACGCGGAGCGCGCGGCCCGCACGTTGGGTCACATTTTCGGGTGA
- a CDS encoding tryptophan 2,3-dioxygenase family protein has translation MSHALDASGDGGSDTPNLDFAGTTPYEDYVQADVLTHLQHLRSDDPGEMVFLVTTQVMELWFTVIVHEWETAAQALREDDLPVAMDALKRSLRELEALNASWRPLAQLTPGQFNSYRAALGEGSGFQSAMYRRMEFLLGEKSASMLVPHRGAPRVHAELEKALHEPSLYDEVLRLLARRGLAVPADVLDRDPARRHEPSPEVEAAWTSLYATPDAHPDLHRLGEVLTDVAELVWRWRNDHLVATRRAMGAKTGTGGSAGVTWLEKRATKNVFPELWTARSHV, from the coding sequence ATGTCGCACGCCCTTGATGCCTCCGGAGACGGCGGTTCGGACACCCCGAACCTCGACTTCGCCGGCACGACCCCCTACGAGGACTACGTCCAGGCGGACGTCCTCACCCACCTCCAGCACCTGCGCTCGGACGACCCGGGCGAGATGGTCTTCCTGGTCACCACCCAGGTCATGGAGCTGTGGTTCACGGTCATCGTCCACGAGTGGGAGACCGCCGCGCAGGCGCTCCGCGAGGACGACCTCCCCGTCGCGATGGACGCGCTGAAACGATCCCTCCGCGAGCTGGAGGCCCTGAACGCCTCCTGGCGCCCCCTCGCCCAGCTGACCCCGGGCCAGTTCAACTCGTACCGCGCCGCCCTCGGCGAGGGTTCCGGCTTCCAGTCGGCGATGTACCGCCGGATGGAGTTCCTGCTCGGCGAGAAGTCCGCCTCCATGCTGGTCCCGCACCGCGGCGCGCCGCGCGTCCACGCGGAGCTGGAGAAGGCCCTCCACGAGCCCAGCCTCTACGACGAGGTGCTGCGCCTGCTCGCCCGCCGCGGTCTGGCGGTCCCGGCCGACGTCCTCGACCGCGACCCGGCCCGGCGCCACGAGCCCTCGCCCGAGGTGGAGGCCGCCTGGACCTCCCTGTACGCGACCCCGGACGCCCACCCGGACCTGCACCGGCTCGGCGAGGTCCTGACGGACGTCGCGGAGCTGGTCTGGCGCTGGCGCAACGACCACCTGGTCGCCACCCGCCGCGCGATGGGCGCCAAGACGGGCACGGGCGGCTCGGCCGGCGTGACCTGGCTGGAGAAGCGGGCCACGAAGAACGTCTTCCCGGAGCTCTGGACGGCGCGCAGCCATGTCTGA
- a CDS encoding DUF3151 domain-containing protein, producing the protein MSIHQNLLGGPAPTHLPDEPGRAAIAAGTPAVEVAAAHPTSSLAWALLADEAFEAGRTVESYAYARTGYHRGLDALRRAGWKGHGPVPWEHEPNRGFLRALNALARAAGAIEEKEEYERCSTFLRDSSETAADVLGA; encoded by the coding sequence ATGTCCATTCACCAGAACCTCCTCGGGGGCCCCGCCCCCACCCACCTCCCCGACGAGCCGGGCCGCGCGGCCATCGCCGCCGGCACGCCCGCCGTCGAGGTGGCCGCCGCGCACCCGACCTCCTCCCTGGCCTGGGCCCTCCTCGCCGACGAGGCCTTCGAGGCCGGCCGCACGGTCGAGTCGTACGCGTACGCCCGCACGGGCTACCACCGCGGCCTCGACGCGCTGCGCCGCGCGGGCTGGAAGGGCCACGGCCCGGTGCCGTGGGAGCACGAGCCGAACCGCGGCTTCCTGCGCGCCCTGAACGCCCTGGCCCGCGCGGCCGGCGCGATCGAGGAGAAGGAGGAGTACGAGCGCTGCTCGACCTTCCTGCGCGACTCCTCCGAGACGGCCGCGGACGTCCTCGGCGCCTGA
- a CDS encoding aldose 1-epimerase, with product MSTQLRAGGAEVTIDQENGCRISSLRVDGTELLRQGDHYGSFPMVPWCGRTRNGQFQDGATLHQLPLNHPPHAIHGFGRDAAWRPARATATEAAFTYPLADPWPYDGLVTQIFELGEDALTLTMGIETYEDSFPAQAGWHPWFHRNLGNGGEDVRIAFDAAWQEERGADHLPTGNRIDPKTGPWDDCFGMPYGVDVTLTWPGALELKVASRSEWVVVYDEEPEAVCVEPQSGPPNGLNSLPHLVTPVDPLEISTTWSWRRLA from the coding sequence ATGAGTACGCAACTGCGCGCCGGCGGCGCCGAGGTGACCATCGACCAGGAGAACGGCTGCCGGATCAGCAGTCTGCGCGTCGACGGGACGGAGCTGCTGAGGCAAGGGGACCACTACGGCTCCTTCCCGATGGTCCCCTGGTGCGGCCGCACCAGGAACGGGCAGTTCCAGGACGGCGCGACCCTGCACCAGCTGCCGCTCAACCACCCGCCGCACGCCATCCACGGCTTCGGCCGCGACGCCGCCTGGCGCCCCGCCCGCGCGACCGCCACCGAGGCCGCGTTCACGTACCCGCTCGCCGACCCCTGGCCGTACGACGGGCTCGTCACGCAGATCTTCGAGCTCGGCGAGGACGCGCTGACCCTGACCATGGGCATCGAGACGTACGAGGACTCCTTCCCGGCGCAGGCCGGCTGGCACCCCTGGTTCCACCGCAACCTCGGCAACGGCGGCGAGGACGTGCGCATCGCCTTCGACGCCGCCTGGCAGGAGGAGCGCGGCGCCGACCACCTGCCCACCGGCAACCGGATCGACCCGAAGACCGGCCCGTGGGACGACTGCTTCGGCATGCCCTACGGCGTGGACGTCACCCTGACGTGGCCCGGCGCGCTGGAGTTGAAGGTCGCCAGCCGCTCCGAATGGGTGGTCGTCTACGACGAGGAGCCCGAGGCCGTCTGCGTGGAGCCGCAGTCCGGCCCGCCGAACGGCCTGAACAGCCTCCCGCACCTGGTCACCCCGGTGGACCCGCTGGAGATCTCCACGACCTGGAGCTGGCGGCGCCTGGCTTAG
- a CDS encoding alpha/beta hydrolase, with product MTDPAVERDAAEAASAFSHPPVAPDATAAYGEHPDQIVDFYAPRGERADGSARSAPLVVVLHGGAWRAPYDRHHITPFADFLARRGFAVANVEYRRGSSLPHQDAAGPVAGRWPETFDDVAAAMDALPDLAAAALPQADPRRTVLTGHSAGGHLALWAAARHVLPPDAPAGWRLPSPPLLRGVVALAPIADFAVAQELGVCGGASAQLLGGEAVFAERRPYADPAALLPTGIATAVVQGRGDIVVPEAVSEAYVAAAARAGETVGLTLLDGVGHFPLIDPAADACAVVAEELSQLAW from the coding sequence ATGACGGACCCCGCAGTCGAACGGGACGCCGCCGAGGCCGCCTCGGCCTTCTCTCATCCGCCGGTCGCCCCCGACGCCACGGCGGCCTACGGGGAACACCCCGACCAGATCGTCGACTTCTACGCCCCGCGCGGCGAAAGGGCCGACGGCTCCGCCCGGTCCGCCCCGCTGGTGGTCGTCCTGCACGGCGGCGCCTGGCGCGCCCCGTACGACCGCCACCACATCACCCCCTTCGCTGACTTCCTGGCCCGCCGGGGTTTCGCCGTCGCCAACGTCGAGTACCGGCGCGGCAGTTCCCTGCCCCACCAGGACGCGGCCGGCCCCGTCGCGGGCCGCTGGCCGGAGACCTTCGACGACGTGGCCGCCGCGATGGACGCCCTGCCGGACCTGGCCGCCGCCGCCCTGCCGCAGGCCGACCCCCGGCGCACGGTGCTGACCGGCCACTCGGCGGGCGGCCACCTCGCCCTGTGGGCCGCGGCCCGGCACGTGCTCCCGCCGGACGCCCCGGCCGGCTGGCGGCTGCCGTCCCCGCCGCTGCTGCGCGGGGTGGTGGCGCTGGCCCCCATCGCGGACTTCGCGGTGGCGCAGGAGCTCGGGGTGTGCGGCGGAGCTTCGGCGCAACTGCTCGGCGGCGAGGCCGTCTTCGCCGAGCGCCGCCCATACGCCGACCCGGCGGCGCTGCTCCCGACGGGCATCGCGACGGCGGTGGTCCAGGGCCGTGGCGACATCGTGGTCCCGGAGGCGGTGTCCGAGGCGTACGTGGCGGCGGCCGCGCGGGCGGGGGAGACGGTGGGCCTGACCCTGCTGGACGGTGTCGGCCACTTCCCGCTCATCGACCCGGCGGCGGACGCGTGCGCGGTGGTCGCGGAGGAGCTCTCGCAGCTGGCCTGGTAG
- a CDS encoding SRPBCC family protein, giving the protein MEHQVFVPVPAADVRAVLRDPARVARCVPGLQQDADTGAGPLSGRLKVRVGGHTVTYRGALTVTERDPDRFTLSGEGTEVRGSGSVKLSLELRLTEADGGTRLEFTAEGAADGRAAAFAPEAAATAAHRLLDRAAGHLAALAVTDAPEEREAPEARQDSGAAAPAADLGADRAADRAADLDADLDADLDADLDVDPGLDSDLDPGPDADADLDITEVTASVFDTEVPPPSLDPFLDGTFEGAALGDLGGPPRPPAEAAHARRTMIGRSAEEVDHAPPRGRYAPVPAPTSAAAGANLRWIAPAAAVAVASAVLLGRALRRRR; this is encoded by the coding sequence ATGGAGCATCAGGTGTTCGTTCCGGTCCCCGCCGCCGACGTCCGCGCCGTGCTGCGCGATCCCGCCCGGGTGGCGCGCTGCGTACCGGGACTCCAGCAGGACGCCGACACCGGGGCCGGGCCGCTGTCCGGCCGGCTTAAGGTGCGGGTCGGCGGGCACACCGTGACCTACCGGGGCGCCCTGACCGTCACCGAGCGGGACCCCGACCGCTTCACCCTCTCCGGCGAGGGCACGGAGGTGCGGGGCAGCGGCAGCGTGAAGCTCTCCCTCGAGCTGCGCCTGACCGAGGCGGACGGCGGCACCCGGCTGGAGTTCACCGCCGAGGGCGCCGCCGACGGCCGGGCCGCCGCCTTCGCCCCGGAAGCGGCCGCCACGGCCGCGCACCGCCTCCTCGACCGGGCCGCCGGACACCTGGCGGCGCTCGCGGTCACCGACGCGCCCGAGGAGCGCGAAGCGCCCGAAGCGCGCCAGGATTCCGGGGCCGCGGCCCCGGCCGCGGACCTCGGCGCCGACCGTGCGGCCGACCGTGCGGCCGACCTCGACGCCGACCTCGACGCCGACCTCGACGCCGACCTCGACGTGGACCCGGGCCTGGACTCCGATCTGGACCCCGGTCCGGACGCGGACGCCGACCTCGACATCACCGAGGTCACCGCCTCCGTTTTCGACACCGAGGTCCCGCCCCCCTCGCTCGACCCGTTCCTCGACGGCACCTTCGAAGGCGCCGCCCTCGGGGACCTCGGCGGCCCCCCGCGCCCGCCCGCGGAGGCCGCCCACGCCCGCCGCACGATGATCGGCCGCAGCGCGGAGGAGGTCGACCACGCCCCGCCGCGCGGCCGCTACGCCCCGGTCCCCGCCCCCACCTCCGCCGCGGCGGGCGCGAACCTGCGCTGGATCGCCCCGGCAGCCGCCGTCGCCGTCGCATCGGCCGTCCTCCTGGGCCGGGCCCTGCGCCGCCGCCGCTGA
- a CDS encoding polyamine aminopropyltransferase, which produces MIDRSAPRGVLRTRWRRLPAPEPRGAARVPAALPVRPRTGRLLVLATVFVCAACGLVYELELLALGSYLIGDSVTQASVVLSVMVFAMGVGSLLAKALRNRPAFGFAAIEAALALLGGLSAMALYASFAWLGESRLALVAFSFAIGVLIGAEIPLLMVLIQRIRRQDAGGAVADLFAADYVGALVGGLAFPFLLLPVLGQLSGAVLTGTVNALVGGGLVLWLFRRDLSRRARWLLVAANLAVLTVLGCATVFADDFERVARRAVYGGEVRVAVQTGVQELVLTGPATGSPRSLDLFLDGRLRVSGYDEYRYHEALVHPAMTGSHTRVLVLGGGDGLAAREVLRYRDVASVTVVELDPGVVHLARTDPMLSALNGRAYEDPRLGVVSQDAFRWLRGPAAHGRFDVIVSDLPDPGITPSTKLYSQEFYGLAARALRPGGRLAVHAGPFATRPRSYWTVEATLRAAGLSTAPYSAGGRLSGFAAGPDRALGAAAAPPPQDWGFVLAAREGVPRLRVDRDTPALRSLSTQSLGDAARDAERVRMPGLPPSTLPHPRYS; this is translated from the coding sequence ATGATCGACCGTTCCGCCCCGCGCGGGGTGCTGCGCACCCGGTGGCGCCGCCTCCCGGCTCCGGAGCCGCGCGGAGCGGCCCGCGTCCCGGCTGCCCTTCCCGTACGGCCGAGGACCGGCCGACTCCTCGTCCTGGCCACCGTGTTCGTCTGCGCCGCCTGCGGGCTCGTATACGAACTGGAGCTGCTCGCCCTCGGCTCCTACCTCATCGGGGACTCCGTCACCCAGGCGTCGGTCGTGCTGTCCGTCATGGTCTTCGCCATGGGCGTCGGATCCCTGCTCGCCAAGGCGCTGCGCAACCGCCCCGCCTTCGGCTTCGCCGCCATCGAGGCAGCCCTCGCCCTCCTGGGCGGCCTCTCCGCCATGGCCCTCTACGCCAGCTTCGCCTGGCTGGGGGAGTCCCGGCTCGCGCTCGTCGCCTTCTCCTTCGCCATCGGCGTCCTCATCGGCGCCGAGATCCCGCTCCTGATGGTGCTCATCCAGCGGATCCGCAGACAGGACGCGGGCGGCGCCGTCGCCGACCTGTTCGCCGCCGACTACGTCGGCGCCCTCGTCGGCGGCCTCGCCTTCCCCTTCCTGCTCCTGCCCGTCCTCGGCCAGCTCTCCGGCGCCGTGCTCACCGGAACCGTCAACGCCCTCGTCGGCGGCGGCCTCGTCTTGTGGCTCTTCCGCCGGGACCTGAGCCGCCGCGCCCGCTGGCTGCTCGTCGCCGCCAACCTCGCCGTCCTCACCGTCCTGGGCTGTGCCACCGTCTTCGCCGACGACTTCGAACGCGTGGCCCGCCGCGCCGTCTACGGCGGCGAGGTCCGCGTCGCCGTGCAGACCGGCGTCCAGGAACTCGTCCTCACCGGCCCCGCGACCGGCTCGCCGCGCTCCCTCGACCTCTTCCTCGACGGCCGCCTGCGGGTCAGCGGCTACGACGAGTACCGCTACCACGAGGCCCTCGTCCACCCCGCCATGACCGGCTCGCACACCCGCGTGCTGGTCCTCGGCGGCGGAGACGGCCTCGCCGCCCGCGAGGTACTGCGCTACCGCGACGTCGCCTCCGTCACCGTCGTCGAGCTCGACCCCGGCGTCGTACACCTCGCCCGCACCGACCCGATGCTCTCCGCGCTCAACGGCCGGGCGTACGAGGACCCGCGGCTCGGCGTCGTCAGCCAGGACGCCTTCCGCTGGCTGCGCGGACCCGCCGCACACGGTCGCTTCGACGTCATCGTCTCCGACCTGCCCGACCCCGGCATCACCCCCAGCACGAAGCTGTACTCGCAGGAGTTCTACGGGCTGGCCGCCCGGGCCCTGCGCCCCGGCGGGCGCCTCGCCGTCCACGCCGGACCGTTCGCCACCAGGCCCCGCAGCTACTGGACCGTCGAGGCCACCCTGCGCGCCGCGGGCCTGAGCACCGCCCCCTACAGCGCGGGCGGCCGCCTCTCGGGCTTCGCCGCCGGGCCCGACCGGGCGCTCGGCGCCGCCGCCGCGCCGCCGCCGCAGGACTGGGGCTTCGTCCTCGCCGCCCGCGAGGGAGTCCCCCGACTGCGCGTGGACCGGGACACGCCCGCGCTGCGCTCACTGTCCACGCAGTCCCTCGGCGACGCCGCCCGCGACGCGGAACGGGTCCGCATGCCGGGCCTGCCGCCGTCGACGCTCCCGCACCCGAGGTACTCGTAA
- the pyrE gene encoding orotate phosphoribosyltransferase codes for MSDVRDELLQQIKDKAVVHGKVILSSGLEADYYIDLRRVTLDGKAAPMVGQVMLDLTADLEFDCVGGLTLGADPVATSMLHASAARGATLDAFVVRKAQKAHGMQRRIEGTDVKGKRCLVVEDTSTTGGSPLTAVEAVREAGGEVVAVATIVDRGAADAIAAAGLPYLTGYQLDDLGL; via the coding sequence ATGAGTGACGTACGCGATGAGCTTCTGCAGCAGATCAAGGACAAGGCCGTCGTGCACGGCAAGGTGATCCTGTCCTCCGGCCTCGAGGCCGACTACTACATCGACCTCCGCCGGGTGACCCTCGACGGCAAGGCGGCCCCGATGGTCGGGCAGGTCATGCTCGACCTCACCGCCGACCTGGAGTTCGACTGCGTCGGCGGCCTGACCCTGGGCGCCGACCCGGTCGCCACCTCGATGCTGCACGCCTCCGCCGCGCGCGGCGCGACCCTGGACGCCTTCGTCGTCCGCAAGGCGCAGAAGGCGCACGGCATGCAGCGCCGTATCGAGGGCACCGACGTGAAGGGCAAGCGCTGCCTGGTCGTCGAGGACACCTCGACCACCGGCGGTTCCCCGCTGACCGCCGTCGAGGCGGTCCGCGAGGCCGGCGGCGAGGTCGTCGCCGTCGCGACGATCGTCGACCGGGGTGCGGCCGACGCCATCGCCGCGGCCGGCCTGCCCTACCTCACCGGCTACCAGCTGGACGATCTCGGCCTCTGA